From one Conexivisphaerales archaeon genomic stretch:
- the deoC gene encoding deoxyribose-phosphate aldolase: MVSKADLAGMIEHTLLTPSADFAAVKRLCEEAKRYSFYGVVVNPYFVKYCKELLRDTGIKVISVIAFPFGATYSEVKAAEAGKAIQDGADELDMVMNIGAAKSNDWEFVKRDIQSVSSVTKKYGKALKVIIEAGVLTEQEKIKACRIAMEAGADFVKSSTGFSGVKTTANDIKTMSEAVDHRIGVKAAGGIRTAREALAMIEAGATRIGSSHSVEIIETFNGQEQAIASLGQKR, encoded by the coding sequence ATGGTCTCAAAGGCTGACCTTGCAGGAATGATAGAGCATACTCTGCTGACCCCCTCTGCCGACTTTGCAGCTGTGAAGAGATTGTGTGAAGAAGCAAAGCGTTATTCCTTTTATGGCGTCGTTGTGAATCCGTATTTTGTGAAGTATTGTAAGGAGCTGCTCAGGGATACTGGAATCAAGGTAATCAGTGTAATAGCGTTTCCGTTTGGAGCCACGTATAGCGAAGTCAAGGCAGCAGAAGCTGGCAAAGCCATTCAGGATGGGGCAGATGAACTTGATATGGTTATGAATATCGGTGCAGCCAAGTCGAACGATTGGGAGTTTGTGAAGAGGGATATACAAAGTGTTTCATCTGTAACAAAGAAATACGGAAAAGCGCTGAAGGTGATCATAGAAGCAGGTGTGCTCACAGAACAAGAAAAAATCAAAGCCTGCAGAATAGCCATGGAAGCAGGAGCTGATTTTGTGAAATCAAGCACGGGATTTTCAGGAGTGAAGACAACTGCAAATGATATCAAAACTATGTCAGAGGCTGTAGACCACAGAATAGGTGTGAAGGCAGCTGGTGGAATTAGAACAGCAAGAGAAGCCCTTGCCATGATAGAGGCAGGGGCGACAAGGATAGGCTCAAGCCATAGCGTGGAGATAATAGAGACGTTCAACGGACAAGAACAAGCCATTGCTTCTTTAGGCCAAAAACGGTAA
- a CDS encoding DoxX family protein: protein MSSGWLARNAAVLKTVMRIIFGIVWVIDGTLKFLPGLPSQFPQMILDAGQGQPSWIQPWFNFWYNLVLPAPAIWVYMTGIFELLLGIALVLGLLRKIAYFGGMILSLFIWAVPEGFGGPYGPGSTDIGTGIIYSISFAFLLLINAAYGPSRYSLDYLIERRWKVWAKLAEVSPVK from the coding sequence ATGAGCTCAGGATGGCTTGCAAGAAATGCTGCTGTATTGAAGACTGTAATGAGAATAATATTCGGAATTGTCTGGGTAATCGATGGTACGTTAAAATTTCTACCGGGCCTGCCAAGCCAATTCCCTCAAATGATTCTCGATGCGGGGCAGGGTCAGCCTTCATGGATTCAACCATGGTTTAACTTCTGGTATAACCTAGTACTACCCGCTCCGGCAATCTGGGTCTACATGACTGGAATCTTCGAGTTACTGCTCGGCATAGCCTTGGTGCTTGGGTTGCTACGAAAGATAGCTTATTTCGGAGGTATGATACTTAGCCTCTTCATCTGGGCCGTTCCGGAAGGATTTGGTGGGCCGTACGGTCCCGGTTCGACAGATATAGGCACAGGTATAATCTACTCTATCAGTTTTGCATTTCTTTTGCTGATCAATGCTGCGTATGGGCCGAGCAGGTACAGTCTAGATTACTTGATCGAAAGACGATGGAAAGTATGGGCGAAGCTAGCCGAAGTCTCTCCTGTAAAGTGA
- the pheT gene encoding phenylalanine--tRNA ligase subunit beta has product MDGEAGALKVSDLVKTIVSLGIHLESEEEEVLKLEYDPNRPDFSSDYGIARALKGRLGLELGAPKHKLKTPSVDVLVDSDVGKVRPYISCLIARQVSLDDESIRQLISMQEDLHNGIGRKRKKFAIGLHNLDVLKPPIHYTVADPTFRFIPLGYSFPMPIEQVLQDTEVGRRYGSLVKGNNYPLLKDSGGTVLSVPPIVNGVATEVKSNTRNLFVDVTGTERRLVDDALAIISEALADAGAKLEKVRIKEAESVLETPELNMRSVEIKPSQVKNLLGLDLEKREIIDSLLKTRFDAVSKGNCIMVKIPRYRVDILHPVDLIEEVAYGYGFENLKPDFGFSYSKGEPDSLAIALDSVRRLFVGLGFQEIVNYSLISRESLYQNLLRDDTDAVRVESSKTQLYEYLRDTLVAGMLEILYKNIHQEYPQKLFEIGYCFFRDKSSETGIREELILCAALSAEKASFSDIRSVLDTFLLKLNNIKPEYKQFECSYLAEGRAASCMVSGKSVGYAGEVKPEVLVNFGLRMPVSLLEVKLLDLLSSKLPER; this is encoded by the coding sequence GTGGATGGAGAAGCAGGTGCACTAAAGGTATCCGACCTAGTAAAGACAATCGTATCCCTAGGAATACACCTAGAGAGTGAGGAAGAGGAAGTTCTGAAACTTGAATACGACCCCAACAGACCAGACTTCTCATCTGATTATGGTATAGCAAGAGCTCTAAAAGGAAGACTTGGGCTAGAGCTAGGGGCTCCAAAGCATAAATTGAAAACACCAAGTGTAGATGTCTTGGTGGATTCTGACGTTGGAAAGGTCAGGCCATACATATCCTGTCTCATTGCCAGACAAGTTTCTCTAGACGATGAATCGATAAGGCAGCTGATCTCGATGCAGGAAGATCTGCATAACGGCATTGGCAGAAAAAGGAAGAAGTTTGCAATTGGACTGCATAACCTAGATGTTTTGAAACCTCCTATTCATTACACCGTCGCCGATCCCACCTTCAGATTCATTCCTCTTGGTTATTCGTTTCCAATGCCGATTGAACAGGTACTGCAGGATACAGAAGTAGGTAGAAGGTATGGGAGTCTGGTCAAGGGGAACAACTATCCTCTTCTCAAAGACAGTGGAGGAACTGTTCTGTCAGTCCCGCCTATCGTCAACGGAGTAGCTACAGAGGTGAAGAGCAATACAAGGAACCTCTTCGTTGACGTTACCGGGACCGAACGAAGACTGGTTGATGACGCTCTGGCAATAATTTCAGAAGCGCTCGCAGACGCCGGAGCTAAGCTCGAAAAGGTTAGAATAAAAGAGGCAGAGAGTGTTCTGGAAACCCCTGAACTGAATATGAGAAGCGTAGAGATAAAGCCTTCTCAGGTCAAAAATCTACTTGGACTAGACCTTGAGAAGAGAGAGATTATCGATTCTCTTCTGAAGACAAGATTCGATGCTGTCAGCAAGGGGAATTGCATAATGGTAAAGATCCCAAGATATAGGGTTGATATTCTCCACCCAGTCGACCTGATAGAGGAGGTTGCATATGGATATGGTTTTGAAAACCTGAAGCCTGACTTCGGCTTCAGTTACTCAAAAGGTGAACCGGATAGTTTGGCCATTGCGCTTGATTCTGTAAGGAGACTCTTCGTCGGCCTAGGGTTTCAGGAGATTGTAAATTACTCGCTGATCAGCAGAGAATCACTCTATCAGAATCTGCTGAGAGATGATACAGATGCTGTCAGGGTAGAGTCTTCTAAAACACAGCTGTATGAATATCTAAGGGATACACTTGTAGCAGGAATGCTTGAAATTTTGTACAAGAACATACATCAAGAATATCCTCAGAAATTGTTTGAAATCGGTTATTGTTTTTTCAGGGATAAAAGTTCTGAGACAGGCATAAGAGAGGAGCTGATATTATGTGCAGCTTTATCAGCAGAGAAGGCGTCTTTCTCAGACATAAGATCTGTTCTTGATACGTTTCTTTTGAAGCTGAACAACATCAAACCAGAGTACAAGCAATTTGAGTGCAGCTACCTAGCAGAAGGCAGGGCTGCAAGCTGCATGGTAAGCGGGAAGAGTGTCGGCTATGCTGGCGAGGTAAAACCGGAGGTTCTGGTAAACTTCGGATTAAGAATGCCTGTCAGCCTGCTAGAAGTCAAGCTGCTAGACCTGCTATCAAGCAAACTACCTGAAAGATAG
- a CDS encoding nuclear transport factor 2 family protein codes for MPKSTSVRSNISDDTKVFEKLVNGVIKGWASQDPAKAAPYYSKDRNLVFFDFAPLKYTGWKEYAEGVQKLFFDNMPPHSSGFKSISVLKVKKANKLAVTLATFHFWAKMKDGTKIESDGRITTVWEKKENKWLIVHDHWSFPFSPK; via the coding sequence ATGCCCAAAAGTACTTCTGTCAGATCAAACATCTCAGACGACACGAAAGTCTTTGAGAAACTTGTTAACGGTGTAATAAAAGGATGGGCATCCCAGGACCCAGCCAAAGCAGCCCCCTACTATTCAAAGGATCGTAATTTAGTATTCTTTGATTTTGCACCTCTAAAATACACAGGATGGAAGGAGTATGCTGAAGGGGTTCAGAAGCTGTTCTTTGACAACATGCCTCCACATAGCTCTGGATTCAAATCCATAAGTGTTCTTAAGGTCAAGAAGGCTAACAAGCTTGCAGTAACATTGGCAACGTTTCATTTCTGGGCAAAAATGAAAGATGGCACAAAGATAGAGAGTGATGGAAGAATCACTACTGTCTGGGAAAAGAAAGAAAACAAATGGCTAATAGTTCACGACCACTGGTCTTTCCCGTTCTCACCAAAGTAG
- the map gene encoding type II methionyl aminopeptidase, whose protein sequence is MSLVEKYREAGSIAFQSLKYARDIAREGMKVMDLCEEVENKIRKLNGNPAFPCNVSQNSEAAHYSAGLDDEKKVEAGSVLKIDIGVHVEGCIADTATTVTFSSNDERMAMLNLQLLEDAIKSVKAGASVGVVADAVEQKAQRSGYRPIANLAGHQLDVYVIHAGVSVPNVKERVYASFKEDTAYAIEPFLVPHEARGWVINSNGGNIYRLLSRKRTKDSSIDQLVDYIWEKFKSLPFSPRWLLKDFRKDILPRLMNEMIKKRLIMQYPVLVEASGAKVTQFEHTIFILSDGVIVTTAGS, encoded by the coding sequence ATGAGTTTAGTGGAGAAGTACAGAGAAGCTGGCTCAATAGCTTTTCAGTCGCTCAAGTATGCTAGAGATATTGCAAGAGAAGGGATGAAGGTTATGGACCTTTGCGAAGAAGTTGAGAATAAGATAAGAAAGCTGAACGGCAACCCAGCCTTTCCATGCAATGTGTCACAGAACTCGGAAGCAGCCCATTACTCAGCCGGATTGGACGACGAGAAGAAGGTAGAAGCAGGTTCGGTGCTGAAGATAGACATAGGAGTACACGTTGAAGGATGTATAGCTGATACAGCGACAACGGTCACCTTTTCGTCCAACGATGAAAGGATGGCGATGCTCAACCTTCAACTTTTGGAGGATGCAATAAAGTCTGTTAAGGCAGGGGCAAGTGTTGGTGTAGTTGCTGATGCGGTGGAACAGAAAGCCCAAAGGTCAGGATACAGACCGATTGCTAACCTGGCAGGTCATCAGCTTGATGTTTACGTCATTCATGCAGGGGTATCGGTTCCAAACGTGAAGGAGCGTGTCTACGCAAGCTTCAAGGAAGATACGGCCTATGCAATAGAACCTTTCCTTGTGCCGCATGAAGCAAGAGGCTGGGTGATCAACAGCAACGGTGGAAATATCTACCGTCTTCTCTCAAGAAAAAGGACAAAGGATTCTTCAATAGACCAGCTTGTGGATTACATTTGGGAGAAATTCAAAAGTCTTCCGTTCTCGCCCAGATGGTTGCTGAAAGATTTCAGGAAAGACATACTGCCAAGACTCATGAATGAGATGATCAAGAAGAGGCTGATCATGCAGTATCCCGTGCTGGTCGAAGCATCCGGGGCAAAGGTTACTCAGTTCGAACATACAATATTCATACTGAGCGACGGAGTGATTGTGACTACTGCTGGATCCTGA
- a CDS encoding DUF1512 domain-containing protein — MSGFQVPFLGSDTASAIAYFVLVTVPWIVLLFYGQRIQVSVTLGQVSRSMARLKLLRDKSRQVMINYVVSKTGTDPNLTSRLDEFLEYFTIPPVSLDPVGVVQRFDHIFTTQDRRIRREIESLLPNADRVSRSVAENMVGVAAAMNQIFKVIRHYYYLGKKGNNVYLLMQLQMIMPMLLKQADALVNAMSTLELGQPLGDGIGPMAVGLLMKDKEKVEVALDTVMAESEYKGRKLILLKAQGPEGNVGEVDDALIKVVNDIHKDVSAIIMIDAALKLEGEKTGEVSEGVGAAIGGYGIEKFKIEQLALEKKVPLYAIIVKESIIEAIGAMRKEIAESVKNVHQALFRIIEERVPENGKVVVLGVGNTLGVGQ; from the coding sequence ATGTCTGGTTTTCAGGTTCCGTTTCTGGGCTCCGATACTGCAAGTGCTATAGCATACTTTGTTCTTGTGACTGTGCCATGGATAGTCCTTCTTTTCTATGGTCAGAGAATTCAGGTAAGTGTCACCCTTGGCCAAGTATCAAGAAGTATGGCTAGGTTGAAGTTGCTTAGAGATAAGTCCAGACAGGTTATGATAAATTATGTGGTTTCAAAGACAGGAACAGATCCAAACCTCACAAGCAGGCTGGATGAATTTCTTGAGTATTTCACAATACCTCCTGTAAGCCTCGACCCTGTTGGAGTAGTGCAGAGGTTTGATCATATATTCACAACTCAGGACAGGAGAATAAGGAGGGAGATAGAGAGTTTACTTCCTAATGCAGACAGGGTGTCAAGAAGCGTGGCTGAAAACATGGTGGGAGTTGCTGCAGCGATGAACCAGATATTCAAGGTTATCAGGCACTACTACTATCTTGGCAAGAAGGGGAACAATGTATACCTGCTGATGCAGCTGCAGATGATCATGCCTATGCTTCTGAAGCAGGCTGATGCTTTGGTTAACGCCATGTCAACGTTAGAGCTGGGACAGCCTCTCGGGGATGGAATAGGACCTATGGCTGTGGGTCTGCTGATGAAAGATAAAGAAAAGGTCGAGGTTGCTCTAGACACTGTTATGGCAGAGTCTGAGTACAAGGGCAGAAAGCTGATACTTTTGAAGGCCCAAGGACCCGAAGGAAATGTTGGAGAGGTTGATGATGCTCTGATCAAGGTTGTAAATGATATACACAAAGATGTTTCTGCGATAATAATGATCGATGCGGCTCTTAAGCTTGAAGGAGAAAAGACAGGAGAAGTGAGCGAAGGAGTGGGAGCAGCCATAGGCGGCTATGGCATAGAGAAGTTCAAGATTGAGCAATTAGCTCTGGAGAAGAAGGTACCTCTGTATGCCATAATAGTCAAGGAATCGATAATCGAAGCTATCGGTGCGATGAGAAAAGAGATAGCTGAATCAGTGAAAAATGTTCACCAAGCTCTCTTCAGAATAATTGAAGAGAGGGTACCTGAAAACGGGAAAGTAGTTGTACTTGGTGTTGGGAATACACTTGGAGTTGGTCAGTAG
- a CDS encoding HNH endonuclease — MPPAAVKTVRDLIFYQYAKLIAREAGFGDNYAFIMNRFNALKRGQISWSNLTREYRKTIDRGKSCVYCNSAKEIHFDHIIPLSKGGPDTADNMVPVCSSCNSSKGDKDLYDWWVHYKGKDKDSLPRVVAGRYLKLMYDIHSEFGTLDSTDLDGDGKMTVFDLGCFKDIRGKGRQIE; from the coding sequence ATGCCTCCTGCAGCTGTTAAAACTGTCAGAGACCTAATATTTTACCAGTATGCAAAGCTGATAGCCAGAGAGGCAGGCTTTGGAGACAACTATGCATTCATCATGAACAGATTCAATGCCCTCAAAAGAGGCCAGATAAGCTGGAGCAATCTCACAAGAGAATACAGAAAGACCATAGACAGAGGAAAGTCATGCGTATACTGTAATTCGGCAAAGGAGATTCATTTTGACCATATCATTCCGCTATCCAAAGGTGGGCCAGATACAGCTGATAATATGGTCCCAGTATGCAGCAGCTGCAACTCTTCAAAGGGTGATAAGGACCTCTATGATTGGTGGGTTCATTACAAAGGGAAGGATAAAGATTCTTTGCCCAGAGTGGTTGCTGGAAGGTACCTGAAGTTGATGTATGATATACATTCAGAGTTTGGTACTCTGGACTCAACCGACCTGGATGGTGATGGTAAGATGACTGTCTTCGACCTAGGGTGCTTCAAGGATATCAGGGGTAAAGGCAGACAGATAGAATAA
- a CDS encoding DNA-directed RNA polymerase subunit B, giving the protein MAQIQQIVDGWPIIEDILRKEGVARQHLNSYNEFINRGIQSVIDEVGEVDIETATGPYKIKFGKVTLGRPRVVEIDGSTSYILPVEARLRNLSYVAPISLEITILDPQIGPTGQYTQTYHIGDLPVMVKSNLCALHGLSDEELIEAGEDPKDPGGYFIINGSERVIVGLEDLSPNKILVETDKTSGKVSYKAKIYSSIVGYRSKLEIELKSDGALYVKLPASPVDLPFVTVLRALGLASDKEIADVVSVRPELQDMLDTSFEKASEASTPQDALMYIGNRVAHGMMDELRLKRAEMLLDWYLLPHLGRQPANRIDKAIFLGEAASKLLELKLGWIEEDDKDHYGNKSIKFAGQMLADLFRTAFRNMVRDMKYQLDRVGQKRGPTVVNAAIRPGIISDKLANAIATGNWGRGKVGVTQLLDRTNYLSTLSHLRRIQSPLSRSQPNFEARDLHSTHFGRICPAETPEGSNCGLVKNLALSAIISVTSSSYDVVNKPFSLGVVRFSEASEELKAKGAKVFVDGRLIGFVDDANRLAIAMRRLRRRGEIPPDVSIYVYQPENKNAIVRVYISSTAGRVLRPLIVVENGKPLVTPDMIDKLKKGILGWRDLLGQGYVELLDANEEENCYIAISYDKINSKTTHLEPYPPAMLGVAASLIPYPEHNQSPRNTYESAMAKQALGFSTANFAVANYVRQHLSVYPQMPMVSTKSSSLVSMEERPMGQNAVVAVLSFDGYNIEDAIVLNKASVERGFGRTFFYRIYEAEAQQYLGGMKDKFEIPSAEDNVRGFRGEKYYRLLEEDGAIAAESIVSGGDVLVGRTSPPRFMEEYKEFEVKGPYRRDTSIAVRPSESGVVDAVFMTQNLDGNKSFKIRVRDQRIPELGDKFASRHGQKGVVGMLVNQEDMPYTEQGIVPDVIINPHAFPSRMTVGQFLESIAGKAACLRGRPVDATAFLGEDPEKLKSTLEAYGFKHTGKEVMYDGRTGMRFTADVFIGVVYYQKLHHMVADKIHARARGQVQMLTKQPTEGRARGGGLRFGEMERDCLIAYGAAMVLKDRLLEESDKTEIYVCEKCGLIAYYDSKQRRYICRVDGDSAKISTVTVAYAFKLLVQEMMSLVIAPRLRLKDKV; this is encoded by the coding sequence TTGGCTCAGATTCAACAGATTGTTGACGGGTGGCCCATAATCGAAGATATACTCAGAAAGGAAGGTGTTGCCAGGCAGCACCTTAACTCGTACAACGAGTTCATTAACAGAGGGATTCAGAGTGTAATAGATGAAGTGGGAGAGGTTGATATCGAGACAGCTACAGGTCCATACAAAATAAAGTTCGGGAAAGTTACACTCGGCAGGCCAAGAGTAGTTGAAATCGATGGTTCGACAAGCTACATACTCCCTGTAGAGGCAAGGCTCAGGAACCTTTCGTACGTGGCACCGATAAGCCTTGAAATAACGATCCTCGACCCTCAGATAGGACCCACCGGCCAGTACACTCAGACCTATCACATAGGCGACCTGCCGGTGATGGTCAAATCAAACCTCTGCGCACTGCATGGTCTTTCAGATGAGGAGCTGATAGAAGCTGGTGAGGACCCGAAGGACCCTGGAGGCTACTTTATAATAAACGGGTCCGAGAGGGTAATAGTAGGCCTCGAAGACCTTTCTCCAAACAAGATTCTGGTCGAGACAGATAAGACAAGCGGTAAGGTATCCTACAAGGCCAAGATATACTCTTCCATAGTAGGTTACAGGTCAAAACTGGAGATAGAGCTGAAGTCGGATGGTGCGTTGTATGTCAAGCTTCCTGCTTCTCCTGTAGACCTCCCGTTTGTCACTGTGCTCAGAGCTCTTGGACTGGCAAGTGACAAGGAGATAGCTGACGTAGTATCAGTCAGGCCGGAGCTTCAAGACATGCTTGACACAAGCTTCGAGAAGGCAAGCGAAGCGTCAACACCCCAGGATGCTCTGATGTATATAGGAAACAGGGTCGCCCACGGAATGATGGACGAGTTGAGGCTAAAGAGGGCGGAGATGCTTCTTGACTGGTACCTGCTTCCTCATCTGGGGAGACAGCCAGCCAACAGAATAGACAAGGCCATATTTCTGGGCGAAGCTGCAAGCAAGCTTCTGGAATTGAAACTGGGCTGGATAGAGGAGGATGATAAGGACCATTATGGCAACAAATCGATAAAGTTTGCAGGTCAGATGCTGGCTGACCTATTCAGAACAGCCTTCAGAAACATGGTCAGGGACATGAAGTACCAGCTTGACAGAGTTGGACAGAAAAGGGGTCCCACTGTAGTCAACGCTGCCATAAGACCAGGCATAATAAGCGACAAGCTTGCCAACGCCATAGCTACAGGTAACTGGGGAAGAGGTAAGGTTGGAGTTACACAGCTCCTTGACAGGACCAACTATCTTTCAACTCTCAGCCATCTGAGGAGGATTCAGTCGCCTCTCAGCAGGAGCCAGCCGAACTTCGAGGCTAGGGACCTTCACAGTACTCACTTTGGCAGGATTTGTCCTGCTGAAACTCCAGAAGGGTCAAATTGTGGCCTGGTCAAGAACCTAGCCCTTTCAGCCATAATATCAGTAACTTCTTCCAGCTATGACGTAGTCAACAAGCCTTTCTCTCTGGGAGTGGTCAGGTTCTCTGAAGCGAGCGAAGAGCTGAAGGCCAAGGGAGCCAAGGTGTTTGTCGATGGCAGGCTGATAGGGTTCGTCGATGACGCCAACCGTCTTGCGATTGCGATGAGGAGACTGAGAAGAAGGGGCGAGATACCGCCCGATGTAAGCATATACGTCTACCAGCCCGAGAACAAGAATGCTATTGTCAGGGTCTACATATCATCGACAGCAGGCAGGGTGCTTAGACCACTCATCGTGGTGGAGAACGGCAAGCCCCTGGTGACTCCTGACATGATTGACAAGCTGAAGAAAGGTATACTTGGCTGGAGGGATCTGCTGGGGCAGGGTTATGTTGAGCTGCTGGATGCGAACGAAGAGGAGAACTGCTACATAGCAATATCCTACGATAAAATAAACTCGAAGACCACTCACCTTGAGCCTTATCCGCCAGCCATGCTTGGTGTGGCTGCTTCTCTGATACCATATCCGGAGCACAACCAGTCACCAAGGAATACGTATGAATCTGCCATGGCAAAGCAGGCTCTGGGCTTTTCAACAGCAAACTTTGCAGTTGCTAACTATGTGAGACAGCACCTTTCAGTCTACCCGCAAATGCCAATGGTAAGCACCAAGTCAAGCAGCCTTGTCAGCATGGAGGAGAGGCCGATGGGTCAGAATGCAGTTGTTGCTGTGTTATCGTTTGATGGCTACAACATAGAGGACGCGATAGTCCTTAACAAGGCGTCTGTAGAGAGGGGATTCGGCAGAACTTTCTTCTACAGGATATACGAAGCTGAAGCTCAACAGTACCTTGGCGGAATGAAAGACAAGTTTGAGATACCTTCAGCTGAAGATAACGTAAGGGGTTTCAGGGGAGAGAAATACTACAGGCTGCTGGAAGAAGATGGAGCTATAGCTGCAGAAAGCATAGTCTCTGGAGGAGATGTGCTTGTAGGCAGAACTAGCCCTCCGAGATTCATGGAAGAGTACAAGGAGTTCGAGGTCAAAGGTCCATACAGGAGAGATACTTCAATAGCAGTAAGGCCGAGCGAGTCAGGAGTCGTCGATGCAGTATTCATGACTCAGAACCTGGATGGCAATAAGAGCTTCAAAATAAGGGTTAGAGATCAGAGAATCCCGGAGCTGGGAGACAAGTTCGCATCAAGACACGGGCAGAAAGGTGTTGTCGGGATGCTCGTTAACCAGGAGGATATGCCCTACACAGAGCAGGGGATTGTTCCTGATGTGATAATCAATCCTCATGCATTCCCTTCAAGAATGACTGTGGGTCAGTTCCTGGAATCCATAGCTGGAAAGGCGGCATGTCTGAGAGGAAGGCCTGTCGATGCAACCGCTTTCCTTGGAGAAGATCCAGAAAAGCTGAAGTCTACTCTTGAAGCATATGGTTTCAAGCACACCGGCAAAGAAGTGATGTACGACGGCAGGACGGGGATGAGGTTCACTGCAGATGTCTTCATTGGAGTTGTCTACTACCAGAAGCTGCACCACATGGTTGCAGACAAGATCCATGCCAGAGCAAGGGGCCAGGTGCAGATGCTCACAAAGCAGCCTACCGAGGGAAGGGCAAGGGGAGGCGGCTTGAGGTTCGGAGAGATGGAAAGAGACTGCCTCATAGCATACGGTGCTGCGATGGTTCTGAAGGACAGGCTTCTGGAGGAATCCGATAAGACAGAAATATACGTATGTGAAAAATGCGGGCTGATCGCTTATTATGATTCAAAGCAGAGAAGATACATCTGCAGAGTAGACGGAGATTCAGCCAAGATTTCGACTGTTACGGTAGCTTATGCTTTCAAACTTCTTGTTCAGGAGATGATGAGTCTGGTCATAGCACCAAGGCTCAGGCTGAAGGACAAGGTGTGA
- a CDS encoding DNA-directed RNA polymerase subunit H, with amino-acid sequence MPEKEFKVSKHIFVPKHEIVPKEEVPKILAKYNATPEQLPYILTTDPNVVELGAKPGDVIKITRKSETAGETEYYRLVVEG; translated from the coding sequence ATGCCTGAAAAGGAGTTTAAGGTCTCAAAACATATTTTCGTCCCCAAGCATGAAATAGTTCCGAAGGAAGAGGTTCCCAAGATTTTGGCGAAATACAATGCTACCCCTGAACAGCTTCCCTATATTCTGACTACGGACCCGAACGTCGTAGAGCTGGGTGCGAAGCCGGGCGATGTGATAAAGATAACCAGAAAGAGCGAAACAGCAGGAGAGACAGAGTATTACAGGCTGGTTGTGGAGGGGTGA
- a CDS encoding DUF1801 domain-containing protein: MSRDNAREKRYNIKDPEDRIKTGGKFMGFTEEEKLAMKEYIEEKKAAMDSKNAKKVFGEDAVLAKIAAMPEPDRTIGKRLHEIIKSEAPNLSPRLWYGMPAYEREGKVVCFFQPASKFRSRYATLGFSDAANLDEGSMWATTFAIKKLSEAEESKIAALLRKALS, from the coding sequence ATGTCAAGGGATAATGCAAGAGAAAAGCGATACAACATCAAAGATCCGGAAGATAGAATCAAGACAGGTGGAAAATTCATGGGGTTCACTGAGGAAGAAAAGCTAGCGATGAAGGAGTATATCGAAGAAAAAAAGGCAGCGATGGATTCAAAGAATGCAAAGAAGGTGTTTGGTGAAGATGCGGTCCTAGCAAAGATAGCTGCTATGCCAGAGCCAGACCGTACTATAGGAAAAAGACTGCATGAAATAATCAAGTCTGAAGCGCCGAACCTTTCACCCAGACTCTGGTATGGAATGCCGGCATATGAAAGGGAAGGAAAGGTCGTCTGCTTCTTTCAGCCTGCGAGCAAATTTAGGAGTAGGTATGCAACTTTGGGATTTTCTGATGCTGCAAATCTGGATGAAGGTTCAATGTGGGCAACCACATTTGCGATCAAGAAATTGAGCGAAGCTGAGGAAAGCAAGATTGCAGCTCTCTTAAGAAAGGCGCTGAGCTAA
- a CDS encoding pantetheine-phosphate adenylyltransferase, with translation MKNNDDPDGKKKYKVVALGGTFDHFHKGHRALLDEGFRRGELVLIGVVSDQLAKQLGKSPDYSYSKRKESVESYLKRKYPDRRWKIFPLFDPYGPFGDDPEVEALVVTPESLPRAESGNAQRVKKGLKPVAILMVPLVLAEDGIRISSTRIRKKEIDEEGHLIK, from the coding sequence ATGAAGAACAACGACGACCCGGACGGAAAGAAGAAGTACAAGGTTGTTGCACTCGGAGGCACTTTCGACCATTTTCACAAAGGCCATAGAGCCCTCCTTGATGAAGGATTCAGAAGAGGTGAGCTGGTGCTCATAGGAGTAGTTTCCGACCAACTTGCGAAACAGCTTGGCAAATCACCTGATTACAGCTATTCGAAGAGAAAAGAATCTGTTGAATCTTATCTGAAGAGGAAATATCCAGACAGAAGGTGGAAGATCTTCCCGCTCTTCGACCCGTACGGACCGTTTGGTGATGACCCAGAGGTTGAAGCGCTAGTCGTTACCCCAGAAAGCCTGCCAAGGGCTGAATCTGGAAATGCACAGAGAGTGAAGAAAGGTCTGAAGCCTGTTGCCATATTGATGGTGCCTCTGGTACTGGCTGAAGACGGAATAAGAATATCCTCCACAAGAATCAGAAAAAAGGAGATAGATGAGGAAGGCCATCTCATCAAGTGA